A portion of the Verrucomicrobiota bacterium genome contains these proteins:
- a CDS encoding sodium/solute symporter (Members of the Solute:Sodium Symporter (SSS), TC 2.A.21 as described in tcdb.org, catalyze solute:Na+ symport. Known solutes for members of the family include sugars, amino acids, nucleosides, inositols, vitamins, urea or anions, depending on the system.) gives MQRLNFVFFGIYLLLTVALGLWVARRKTANARDYFLAGEGLPWYAIGGSIIAANISTEHFIGMVGVAYAVGFVVAQWEWGNVITFSVLIWIFLPFYIRGGLYTMPEFLERRYNSHCRYFFAVCCLVLWIVAQMAVVMLAGAKAMRGMFDINETVTIVTLALLAGSYTIYGGLRSVAWTDFVQFLVMMMGGLLVAIVGLAKVGGLIALMHAAPAKFKIAYPITDPDYPWFGVWTLFLSIGIWYNCTNQFIVQRCLGARSEWDARMGVVFAGFMKILLPLLVVIPGIIAFRLYPGLVDKDLAFPKLVRELLPVGLSGIVMAALASGMLSHISSVLNSCSTVFTMDLYRPFFGKNKSDHHMVTVGRWSAFLILAIATLLAIWFTKSQLGVFMVIQNVGAWVAAPIAALFLVGVMWGRTTAAAATFVLWFGFPFTALVEYVLFKHVPFLMPFDNWLNRTFVVWLTCMAAMVIVSLFTRAPSPEKIAGIIWSPKMAALPESERQRNRGWRSLFLCWSIFAGLVVVLYLYLFYFQFFGPAKGL, from the coding sequence ATGCAGAGACTGAATTTTGTTTTCTTTGGCATCTACCTGTTGCTCACGGTCGCGCTGGGCCTCTGGGTGGCACGCCGGAAGACCGCGAATGCTCGGGATTACTTCCTCGCGGGGGAGGGACTGCCGTGGTACGCGATCGGCGGTTCGATCATCGCGGCAAACATCAGCACGGAACATTTCATCGGCATGGTGGGCGTGGCGTATGCCGTGGGTTTCGTGGTGGCGCAGTGGGAATGGGGGAACGTCATTACCTTTTCCGTGCTGATCTGGATTTTTCTGCCCTTCTACATCCGGGGCGGGCTTTACACGATGCCGGAATTTCTGGAGCGCCGCTACAACTCACATTGCCGCTACTTTTTCGCTGTGTGCTGCCTCGTGCTGTGGATCGTCGCGCAAATGGCGGTCGTGATGCTCGCCGGCGCCAAGGCGATGCGCGGCATGTTTGACATCAATGAAACCGTCACCATCGTGACGCTCGCGTTGCTGGCTGGGAGTTACACCATCTACGGCGGGCTGCGCTCGGTGGCGTGGACAGACTTTGTTCAGTTCCTTGTGATGATGATGGGTGGTTTGCTGGTGGCCATCGTCGGTCTGGCGAAAGTCGGCGGGTTGATCGCACTCATGCACGCCGCGCCGGCGAAATTCAAGATCGCCTATCCGATCACCGATCCCGATTACCCCTGGTTCGGCGTGTGGACGCTCTTTCTCTCGATCGGCATCTGGTACAACTGCACGAATCAATTCATCGTGCAACGCTGCCTTGGCGCGCGCAGCGAATGGGATGCGCGCATGGGCGTCGTCTTCGCCGGCTTCATGAAAATTCTTCTGCCGCTGCTCGTGGTGATTCCCGGCATCATCGCCTTCCGGCTTTACCCCGGCTTGGTGGACAAAGACCTCGCGTTTCCGAAACTCGTCCGCGAACTGTTGCCGGTGGGCTTGAGCGGCATCGTCATGGCCGCGCTGGCCAGCGGGATGCTCTCGCACATCAGCTCCGTGCTGAACTCGTGCAGCACAGTGTTCACGATGGATTTGTATCGGCCGTTCTTCGGAAAAAACAAAAGCGACCATCACATGGTCACGGTCGGCAGATGGAGCGCGTTTCTGATTCTGGCAATTGCCACGCTGCTGGCAATTTGGTTCACGAAGAGCCAACTGGGCGTCTTCATGGTCATTCAAAATGTCGGCGCGTGGGTTGCCGCGCCGATCGCCGCGCTGTTTCTGGTCGGCGTGATGTGGGGCCGCACCACCGCGGCGGCGGCGACGTTTGTGTTGTGGTTCGGTTTTCCGTTCACGGCCCTCGTGGAATATGTGCTCTTCAAGCACGTGCCGTTCTTGATGCCGTTCGACAACTGGCTGAATCGCACATTCGTCGTGTGGCTCACCTGCATGGCGGCGATGGTCATCGTGTCGCTGTTCACGCGCGCGCCATCACCGGAAAAAATCGCGGGCATCATCTGGTCGCCGAAAATGGCGGCGCTGCCGGAGTCGGAACGCCAGCGCAATCGCGGCTGGCGCAGCCTGTTCCTGTGTTGGAGCATTTTCGCGGGGCTGGTCGTCGTGCTTTACCTCTATCTCTTTTACTTCCAGTTTTTCGGACCAGCGAAAGGACTTTAA
- a CDS encoding MBL fold metallo-hydrolase: MKRLTMKQIKAHRVPRRSVTIWWLGQAGFIIKTPGGKIAALDPYLSNSCKAIGEQHGFRMDRQVPPPLAAKDLVGVDLYLMTHSHQDHLDPETIGPYRKAGGRGKFVAPAEALERLHAIGVPEEETTLIWPNKSVTVGDLTVRATFAIPFGGDDLTHVGYLVFVKGGPTLYFTGDTAYHDLLADAVAPHKPDLLAAVINGAFRNLSPAEAALLAKLLQVKVVIPCHHDLFLDNCQPPQMLHTNLKLQGMGDAYRLLEQGVPFRFARI; this comes from the coding sequence ATGAAACGATTAACCATGAAGCAGATCAAAGCCCACCGGGTGCCGCGCCGATCGGTGACGATTTGGTGGTTGGGCCAGGCGGGTTTCATCATTAAGACGCCGGGAGGTAAAATTGCCGCGCTTGATCCGTACCTCTCCAATTCCTGCAAAGCGATCGGCGAACAGCACGGCTTTCGCATGGATCGCCAGGTGCCCCCGCCGCTGGCGGCCAAAGACCTGGTCGGCGTTGATCTCTACCTGATGACGCACAGTCACCAGGATCATCTCGATCCGGAAACCATCGGGCCCTATCGCAAGGCAGGCGGACGCGGCAAGTTCGTCGCGCCCGCCGAAGCGCTGGAGCGTCTTCATGCCATCGGAGTTCCAGAAGAGGAAACGACGCTGATCTGGCCCAACAAGAGCGTTACCGTTGGCGACCTCACGGTGCGCGCGACGTTTGCCATTCCTTTCGGTGGCGATGATCTGACCCACGTGGGTTATCTGGTTTTCGTCAAGGGCGGGCCGACGCTCTATTTCACCGGAGACACGGCCTATCACGATTTGCTTGCGGATGCCGTCGCGCCTCACAAGCCGGACCTGCTCGCCGCCGTGATCAACGGTGCGTTTCGCAATCTCAGTCCCGCCGAGGCCGCGCTGCTGGCCAAACTGTTGCAAGTCAAGGTGGTCATACCCTGCCACCACGATCTCTTCCTCGATAACTGCCAACCGCCCCAAATGCTGCACACCAATCTCAAGTTGCAAGGCATGGGCGATGCGTATCGGCTCCTCGAGCAGGGCGTTCCATTCAGATTCGCGCGGATTTGA
- a CDS encoding SDR family oxidoreductase produces the protein MRVDLNGQVALVTGAARGIGQAIADLLTQNGARVVYADIDFETAKISAARSPSGTALAMDVRNEAQVDAGVAQVLKQHGRLDILVNNAGINTAKHRVNIDQFPLDEWQRILDVDLTGLFLVSRAASRAMIPRKSGRIVNIASVIGVVPARLQCAFAVAKAGVVQFTRAMAIELAPSGILVNCVAPGSTLTEATKSLFYGDDALMKDRAQRMLSHVPLGRPGTTEEIANTVLFFAAPESSYVTGQILCVDGGWTAGGFFRDF, from the coding sequence ATGAGAGTTGATCTTAACGGCCAGGTGGCGCTCGTCACGGGTGCCGCCCGTGGCATCGGCCAGGCGATCGCCGACCTGCTGACGCAAAATGGCGCGCGGGTGGTGTATGCGGACATTGATTTCGAAACGGCGAAGATTTCCGCTGCGCGATCACCGTCCGGCACCGCCCTGGCGATGGACGTGCGCAACGAGGCGCAGGTGGACGCGGGCGTCGCGCAAGTGCTCAAGCAGCACGGCCGCCTCGACATCCTCGTGAACAATGCGGGCATCAATACCGCGAAGCACCGCGTGAACATTGACCAATTCCCGCTAGACGAATGGCAGCGCATCCTCGACGTGGACCTGACTGGACTGTTCCTCGTCAGCCGCGCCGCCAGCCGGGCGATGATTCCGAGGAAGAGTGGTCGCATCGTCAACATTGCTTCGGTCATCGGTGTCGTGCCCGCGCGGTTGCAATGCGCGTTTGCGGTGGCCAAGGCCGGCGTGGTTCAGTTCACACGCGCGATGGCCATTGAGCTTGCGCCCAGCGGCATTCTCGTCAATTGCGTCGCCCCCGGCTCGACCCTCACCGAGGCAACGAAGTCGTTGTTTTACGGCGACGATGCGCTGATGAAAGATCGGGCGCAGCGAATGCTGAGTCACGTACCATTGGGCCGGCCAGGCACCACCGAGGAAATCGCTAACACAGTGCTCTTCTTTGCCGCGCCGGAGAGCAGCTACGTCACGGGCCAAATCCTTTGCGTTGATGGCGGCTGGACCGCGGGCGGATTCTTCCGGGACTTTTGA